A genomic window from Vitis riparia cultivar Riparia Gloire de Montpellier isolate 1030 chromosome 18, EGFV_Vit.rip_1.0, whole genome shotgun sequence includes:
- the LOC117905471 gene encoding proline-rich receptor-like protein kinase PERK10, with translation MTEPSQPLVVPPSVEGTPPSPPLRRYETRRPPTTLGASSARPKKSASRPPKKKARISAPIEPSVPSSEPQPPPIESQIPSRMTLEVIIRQPMVTQPPIEEKVHRKKLLRADAIPLLFPRLLCQILEHLGYPSEPQLERRRLFQEIFTLEKWTSMIAYDVEPEAPAGHEHLDIPQPEHPEEPQSVEIPANTRALSFVVPSTEPMPKVASSTHPATPGTPPVVPSPSEPPPPSESRIAISISEFRGLCHTLQTLTTSQSILTQQMEAIRSHQYQFIATQT, from the exons ATGACGGAGCCTTCACAGCCACTTGTCGTCCCACCTTCAGTAGAGGGCACACCCCCGAGTCCCCCTCTGAGACGATATGAGACgaggagaccacccactacacTAGGGGCAAGCTCCGCTCGTCCCAAGAAGTCAGCTAGCCGCCCTCCTAAGAAGAAAGCAAGGATATCAGCTCCAATTGAGCCATCAGTGCCTTCATCAGAGCCTCAGCCGCCTCCTAtagagtctcagattccctcTAGGATGACTCTTGAGGTGATTATCAGGCAGCCCATGGTCACTCAGCCACCCATTGAGG agaaggtccacagGAAGAAGCTGTTGAGAGCGGATGCCATTCCACTTTTATTCCCGAGGTTGCTCTGTCAGATCTTAGAGCACTTGGGATATCCAtctgagcctcagcttgagcgcaGACGCCTTTTCCAAGAGATATTTACTCTCGAAAAATGGACGAGTATGATAGCTTATGATGTAGAGCCAGAAGCCCCAGCTGGACATGAGCATCTAGATATTCCACAACCAGAGCATCCAGAGGAGCCACAATCGGTTGAGATACCTGCGAACACGAGAGCACTTTCCTTTGTAGTGCCCTCTACAGAACCTATGCCTAAGGTTGCATCTTCTACTCATCCTGCCACACCAGGGACTCCACCAGTTGTACCATCTCCATCCGAGCCTCCTCCTCCATCTGAGTCTAGGATCGCCATATCCATTTCAGAGTTCAGAGGCCTATGTCACACTTTGCAGACATTGACCACTTCTCAAAGCATCCTGACCCAGCAGATGGAGGCCATACGTTCCCATCAGTATCAGTTTATCGCCACCCAGACCTAG